In Aquificaceae bacterium, a single window of DNA contains:
- a CDS encoding c-type cytochrome has protein sequence MRKFALTLAVAMGLVGAGFASEQLARQKGCMACHDMRAKKVGPTYPDIAKRYANRADAVDYLASRIKNGGVGVWGSVPMPRQNVSDAEARQLAQWIMSIK, from the coding sequence ATGAGGAAGTTTGCTTTAACCTTGGCAGTAGCCATGGGTCTTGTAGGGGCAGGCTTTGCCAGCGAACAGCTTGCAAGGCAGAAGGGCTGTATGGCATGCCACGACATGAGGGCAAAGAAGGTAGGACCTACTTATCCGGATATAGCTAAGAGGTATGCAAACAGGGCGGATGCTGTGGATTACTTGGCAAGCAGGATTAAGAATGGTGGTGTTGGTGTTTGGGGTTCTGTTCCTATGCCAAGGCAGAACGTCTCTGACGCAGAGGCAAGACAACTTGCCCAATGGATAATGTCCATAAAGTAA